One segment of Solanum lycopersicum chromosome 1, SLM_r2.1 DNA contains the following:
- the LOC101265952 gene encoding uncharacterized protein yields MKTATNGIIKIPKERKEWNAEDKIGIQNNAKAKKILICGIGPDEYNRISSCQYAKAIWETLQTAHEGTTQVKKSKIDNLNRQYELFRMAEGETIQDMYIRFTSIINEMYSLGEIVPDGKAVRKLLSVLLETWESKVEAITEARDLDSLCHG; encoded by the coding sequence ATGAAAACTGCAACTAATGGAATCATCAAAATtccaaaggaaagaaaagaatggaatgCTGAAGACAAGATCGGAATCCAAAACAATGCCAAAGCCAAGAAAATTCTGATCTGTGGTATAGGACCAGATGAATACAATCGAATCTCGTCTTGTCAATATGCCAAAGCCATATGGGAAACACTACAAACCGCGCATGAAGGAACAACGCAAGTCAAGAAGTCCAAAATTGATAACTTGAATAGACAATATGAACTGTTCAGGATGGCAGAAGGGGAGACCATACAAGACATGTATATCAGGTTCACTTCAATCATCAATGAGATGTACTCCTTGGGAGAGATAGTTCCTGATGGAAAGGCAGTAAGGAAACTCTTGAGTGTCCTTCTTGAAACTTGGGAAAGCAAAGTCGAGGCTATCACTGAAGCCCGCGACCTAGATTCACTTTGCCATGGATGA